In Thermococcus thioreducens, a genomic segment contains:
- a CDS encoding ATP-binding protein, with amino-acid sequence MILKFINREFELNVLEELYTQDRAHLVLIYGRRRIGKTELVKQFTKNKPSFYFLARKEPMELEIERLVTGFNRKFNVFIEARNLEEFFEEVRNFGRLVFVIDEFPYWVEEDKSIPSLFQYIWDEILRDSRIMLILLGSSIATMESLMSYKNPLYGRRTAQIKLSSLGFFHLGEAFPRYSWEELVEVYGTIDGIPAYLRYFDDSLSVEENIQRNFYSKVSVLYEDAERLLKDELREPVTYLNILRAINEGKTKLTEIANETKVAVTNLPKYLKTLETLDLVYREFPVTVRERKRFGIYRVKDFYYRFWLRFVYPYRDDIEIGAIGFDDLRKDFNVYLGEVFEEIAKQFLIRLNAKGELPFRFTKIGRWWDKKEEIDLVAINSLTGEVAFFEVKWKNISYRDALRVLKKLEEKSEKVGIDGKGKRYGLVAKHFPEKEELRGEGYLAFDMGDFPG; translated from the coding sequence ATGATACTAAAATTTATCAACCGTGAGTTCGAGCTGAACGTCCTTGAAGAACTGTACACCCAGGACAGGGCACACCTCGTGCTCATCTACGGGAGGAGAAGGATCGGAAAGACCGAGCTTGTGAAGCAGTTCACAAAAAATAAACCCAGCTTCTACTTTCTGGCAAGAAAAGAACCGATGGAGCTTGAGATTGAGAGACTGGTCACAGGTTTCAACAGGAAGTTCAACGTTTTTATCGAGGCCAGGAATCTGGAAGAGTTCTTCGAGGAAGTTAGAAACTTCGGAAGGCTCGTCTTTGTAATCGATGAGTTCCCCTACTGGGTGGAGGAGGATAAATCAATTCCCTCGCTCTTCCAGTACATCTGGGACGAGATTCTCAGGGACTCCAGGATAATGCTTATCCTTCTCGGCTCGTCGATAGCCACTATGGAGAGCCTCATGAGCTATAAAAACCCTCTCTACGGGAGGAGGACGGCCCAGATAAAGCTATCGAGCCTCGGCTTTTTCCACCTGGGGGAGGCATTTCCCCGCTACTCATGGGAGGAGCTTGTGGAGGTTTACGGCACCATAGACGGCATCCCCGCTTACCTCCGGTACTTCGACGACTCGCTGAGCGTCGAGGAGAACATCCAGCGGAATTTTTACAGCAAGGTGAGTGTACTCTACGAAGACGCCGAGAGGCTCCTGAAGGACGAGCTGAGGGAACCCGTGACCTACCTGAACATCCTGAGGGCGATAAACGAAGGGAAAACGAAGCTGACAGAGATCGCCAACGAGACGAAGGTGGCCGTGACGAACCTGCCGAAGTACCTGAAGACGCTCGAAACCCTTGATCTGGTTTACAGGGAGTTCCCGGTGACGGTGAGGGAGAGAAAGCGCTTTGGAATATACCGCGTGAAGGATTTTTACTACCGCTTCTGGCTCCGCTTCGTTTACCCTTACAGGGATGACATTGAAATTGGGGCCATAGGCTTCGATGACCTCAGAAAAGACTTCAATGTATACCTCGGCGAGGTCTTTGAGGAAATAGCGAAGCAGTTCCTGATAAGGCTGAACGCAAAGGGTGAGCTTCCCTTCAGGTTCACGAAGATAGGCCGGTGGTGGGACAAGAAGGAAGAGATAGACCTCGTCGCCATCAACAGCCTGACGGGTGAGGTTGCGTTTTTTGAGGTCAAGTGGAAGAACATCTCCTATCGGGACGCCCTAAGGGTCCTAAAGAAACTTGAGGAGAAGAGCGAGAAAGTGGGCATCGATGGAAAGGGAAAACGCTACGGGCTGGTTGCAAAGCACTTTCCAGAAAAAGAAGAGCTGAGGGGAGAGGGTTACCTGGCCTTTGATATGGGGGACTTTCCGGGATAA